Proteins co-encoded in one Symbiobacterium terraclitae genomic window:
- a CDS encoding glycerol-3-phosphate dehydrogenase/oxidase yields MTQYPFSAAGRAAALQRLAAETFDLLVVGGGITGAGLARDAALRGLRVALVEKEDFGHGTSSRSSKLVHGGLRYLAYGEVRLVRESARERAVLRHIAPHLVHPLPFVFPLFRGDSTAFYRAGLILYDRLAGVSPGEKHRMLDPVAVREWAPGLREPLTGGIVYGEYITDDARLTMENARAAAELGAAVANHVCATGFLQDGDRVVGATVEDALSGNAFPVTARVVVVATGPWAEQTLAAGSMSPPKHLLLSKGVHLLLPADRLPLAGAVTLRLPDGTMGFAIPRWGYVYVGTTDVQYAGSIDAPEADPAAVGHLLHLVQSSFPEAGITEDDIVATWAGVRPLIAQPGRSPRDTSRHDEVWRIQPGLLAIVGGKLTTYRQMANRVMTQVARELGRDLGDNRRTAAEPLPGGRVGAAGFGAFRDRMLAAYDAAGVPARATDRIAWLYGGGMETLLAYGAEDPAWLQPLAPGAPALRGEVRLAVEQEMALTLTDFMDRRSALLLFSNDQGRAAAPEAARIMGDLLGWSEEKRAAEMEAYRAVADRHAVHRVAAAAEPVG; encoded by the coding sequence GTGACCCAGTATCCGTTCAGCGCAGCGGGCCGTGCGGCCGCGCTGCAGCGGCTGGCAGCGGAGACGTTCGACCTGCTGGTCGTCGGCGGCGGCATCACCGGAGCGGGTCTCGCCCGCGACGCGGCCCTGCGCGGGCTCCGCGTGGCCCTGGTGGAGAAGGAGGACTTCGGGCACGGCACGTCCAGCCGCTCCTCCAAGCTGGTCCACGGCGGCCTGCGCTACCTGGCCTACGGTGAGGTCCGCCTGGTGCGGGAGTCCGCCCGGGAGCGGGCGGTGCTCCGGCACATCGCCCCCCACCTCGTCCACCCGCTGCCCTTCGTCTTCCCCCTCTTCCGGGGCGACAGCACGGCCTTCTACCGGGCCGGTCTCATCCTGTACGACCGGCTGGCCGGCGTCTCGCCGGGCGAGAAGCACCGCATGCTCGACCCGGTCGCCGTGCGGGAGTGGGCCCCCGGGCTGCGCGAACCCCTGACCGGCGGCATCGTCTACGGTGAGTACATCACCGACGACGCCCGCCTGACGATGGAGAACGCCCGCGCTGCCGCCGAACTGGGCGCAGCGGTGGCCAACCACGTGTGCGCCACCGGCTTCCTGCAGGACGGCGACCGGGTGGTGGGCGCTACCGTGGAGGACGCCCTTTCCGGGAACGCCTTCCCCGTGACCGCCCGCGTGGTGGTCGTCGCCACGGGGCCGTGGGCGGAGCAGACGCTCGCCGCCGGTTCGATGTCGCCCCCCAAGCACCTGCTGCTCAGCAAGGGGGTGCACCTGCTCCTGCCGGCGGACCGCCTGCCGCTGGCGGGGGCCGTCACCCTGCGGCTCCCGGACGGCACCATGGGGTTCGCCATCCCCCGCTGGGGGTACGTCTACGTGGGCACCACGGACGTGCAGTACGCGGGCAGCATCGACGCCCCGGAGGCCGACCCCGCCGCCGTCGGGCACCTGCTGCACCTGGTGCAGTCCTCCTTCCCCGAGGCCGGCATCACGGAGGACGACATCGTCGCCACCTGGGCCGGCGTCCGGCCGCTGATCGCGCAGCCGGGCAGGTCCCCGCGCGACACCTCCCGGCACGACGAGGTGTGGCGCATCCAGCCGGGCCTGCTCGCCATCGTCGGCGGCAAGCTGACGACGTACCGGCAGATGGCCAACCGGGTCATGACCCAGGTGGCCCGGGAGCTGGGGCGAGACCTGGGCGACAACCGCCGGACCGCCGCCGAGCCCCTTCCGGGCGGACGGGTCGGCGCGGCCGGGTTCGGCGCATTCCGGGACCGGATGCTCGCTGCGTACGACGCGGCCGGCGTCCCCGCCCGGGCCACCGACCGCATCGCCTGGCTCTACGGCGGGGGCATGGAGACGCTCCTGGCCTACGGGGCCGAGGACCCCGCCTGGCTGCAGCCCCTGGCCCCTGGCGCGCCCGCCCTGCGCGGCGAAGTCCGCCTGGCGGTGGAGCAGGAGATGGCGCTCACCCTCACCGACTTCATGGACCGCCGCTCGGCCCTGCTGCTGTTCAGCAACGACCAGGGCCGCGCCGCCGCACCCGAGGCCGCCCGGATCATGGGCGACCTGCTGGGCTGGAGCGAGGAGAAGCGCGCCGCCGAGATGGAGGCGTACCGCGCGGTGGCCGATCGCCACGCCGTGCACCGCGTGGCGGCTGCCGCAGAGCCCGTGGGATAG
- a CDS encoding uracil-DNA glycosylase, whose amino-acid sequence MPNLSRMSNLELLAKEIIACERCPRLRAYCAEVGRIRVRRYRDQEYWARPVPGFGDPAARLLILGLAPGAHGANRTGRMFTGDDSGRWLYGALFDAGFANQPQAVSRDDGLQLTDAYVSNVVRCAPPDNKPTAAEIAACLPHLEAELGLLPNVRVVLALGRIAFDTYVRLRRAQGHDLGRPAFRHGAEYHFPGLPVLLCSYHPSRQNTNTGVLTPVMWRTIFARARELVDASP is encoded by the coding sequence GTGCCGAACCTCTCCCGCATGAGCAACCTCGAACTACTCGCCAAGGAGATCATCGCCTGCGAGCGCTGCCCCCGCCTCCGTGCGTACTGCGCGGAGGTGGGGCGCATCCGCGTCCGCCGCTATCGAGACCAGGAGTACTGGGCCCGCCCGGTTCCCGGCTTCGGCGATCCCGCAGCCCGCCTGCTGATCCTCGGCCTCGCACCGGGCGCCCACGGCGCCAACCGCACCGGCCGCATGTTCACCGGAGACGACTCCGGCCGCTGGCTCTACGGCGCCCTCTTCGACGCCGGCTTCGCCAACCAGCCCCAGGCGGTGAGCCGGGACGACGGCCTGCAGTTGACGGATGCCTACGTGAGCAACGTCGTGCGGTGCGCGCCGCCGGACAACAAGCCGACCGCGGCCGAGATCGCCGCCTGCCTCCCCCACCTGGAGGCGGAGCTCGGCTTGCTCCCCAACGTTCGGGTGGTCCTGGCGCTGGGGCGGATCGCCTTCGACACCTACGTCCGCCTCCGGCGCGCACAGGGGCACGACCTCGGCCGGCCCGCCTTCCGCCACGGAGCCGAGTACCACTTCCCCGGGCTGCCGGTGCTGCTCTGCAGCTACCACCCCAGCAGGCAGAACACAAACACCGGGGTGCTCACCCCGGTGATGTGGCGGACCATATTCGCGCGGGCGCGGGAGCTGGTGGACGCCTCGCCCTAG
- a CDS encoding type I phosphomannose isomerase catalytic subunit codes for MSLLYPLRFSPLFKERVWGGRRLSRWFPDLPPGPIGEAWVLSDHPQGRTPIANGPFRGETIQSLRQRLAEAYPDRGDQLLLGRKGVHPRTGEFPLLFKLLDARDDLSVQVHPGDDFPGLPPGELGKSEMWVVLDAEPGARLIHGLADGTTRAGLAGAVAQGRTMEALRSVTARPGDVYYVPAGVVHALGAGLLVAEIQQSSDTTYRLYDYDRPGLDGKPRELHIEQALACASYAPPPAPSRLRTPEPNRWEPLVTSPYFITEYGRCMNCWYGATDPNTFEVLMILEGTGTIEWFREGVEPVAAGQTWLLPAEMGRYRLTGEFSALRVRMP; via the coding sequence TTGTCGCTGCTGTATCCTCTCCGGTTCTCACCCCTGTTCAAGGAACGTGTGTGGGGCGGCCGCCGCCTGTCCCGGTGGTTCCCCGACCTGCCCCCCGGCCCCATCGGCGAGGCCTGGGTGCTGAGCGACCATCCCCAGGGCCGGACCCCCATCGCCAACGGTCCGTTCCGGGGCGAGACCATCCAGAGCCTCCGTCAGCGCCTTGCAGAGGCTTACCCCGACCGGGGCGACCAGCTCCTGCTGGGCAGGAAGGGCGTACATCCCCGCACCGGTGAGTTCCCGCTCCTCTTCAAGCTCCTGGACGCACGGGATGACCTCTCGGTCCAGGTGCACCCCGGCGACGATTTCCCGGGCCTTCCCCCCGGCGAGCTGGGCAAGAGCGAGATGTGGGTGGTGCTCGACGCAGAGCCCGGTGCGAGGCTGATCCACGGCCTGGCGGACGGCACGACCCGCGCCGGTCTCGCCGGGGCCGTCGCGCAGGGCCGCACGATGGAGGCGCTGCGCTCGGTCACCGCGCGCCCCGGCGACGTGTACTACGTACCCGCCGGCGTGGTCCACGCCCTGGGTGCCGGGCTGCTGGTGGCGGAGATCCAGCAGTCCTCCGACACCACGTACCGCCTGTACGACTACGACCGTCCCGGCCTCGACGGCAAGCCGCGCGAGCTGCACATCGAGCAGGCCCTCGCCTGCGCCAGCTACGCTCCGCCGCCTGCCCCCAGCCGGCTCCGGACGCCCGAGCCCAACCGGTGGGAGCCCCTGGTTACCTCGCCCTACTTCATCACCGAGTACGGACGGTGCATGAACTGCTGGTACGGGGCCACCGACCCGAACACATTCGAAGTGCTGATGATCCTGGAGGGCACGGGCACCATCGAGTGGTTCCGGGAAGGCGTGGAACCGGTGGCCGCCGGCCAGACGTGGCTCCTCCCCGCCGAAATGGGCCGGTACCGCCTCACGGGCGAGTTCAGCGCCCTGCGCGTGCGGATGCCCTGA
- a CDS encoding LysM peptidoglycan-binding domain-containing protein has product MEIAVVRPGESLWQIARRYGVTTEQIAALNGLRDPNRLVPGLALLIPVERRHVVRPGETLWRIAQTYGTTIDAIARENRLTNVNLIYPGQILVIPRGDRPVIEANAYQANLATGNVSYTAEAAPYLTYISMFSAAVTEDGDVVPPRAENFIAAANRGGAAALLTLTNFRGSTFSSDLASAFLNNDAAVARAIDELVIILRVQGYAGLNVDFEYVYPSDREPYNNFLRRLRPRLHAEGFSLSTAVAPKISAGQPGLLYEAHDYPVHGEVCDFVVLMTYEWGYVTGPPMAIAPLRQVRQVLDYAVTAIPRSKIMMGIPTYGRDWRLPYERGVTRAETFSPVTAVNRAIDVGAAIQFDQDAQSPYYRYWDAQGREHIVWFEDARSLQAKFDTVKEYGLRGVSYWVLGNPFPQNLPLLQDNFRVRRLL; this is encoded by the coding sequence ATGGAAATCGCCGTCGTAAGGCCCGGCGAGTCGCTCTGGCAGATCGCCCGCCGCTATGGGGTGACAACCGAGCAGATCGCCGCGCTGAACGGCCTCCGGGATCCCAACCGGCTGGTCCCGGGCCTGGCCCTGCTCATCCCGGTGGAGCGCCGGCACGTGGTGCGCCCGGGGGAGACCCTGTGGCGCATCGCGCAGACGTACGGCACCACCATCGACGCCATCGCCCGCGAGAACCGGCTCACCAACGTCAACCTCATCTACCCCGGCCAGATCCTGGTCATCCCCAGGGGAGATCGGCCGGTCATCGAGGCCAACGCATACCAGGCCAACCTGGCCACGGGCAACGTGTCCTACACCGCCGAAGCGGCGCCGTACTTAACCTACATCAGCATGTTCAGCGCGGCCGTTACCGAGGACGGCGACGTGGTGCCGCCCAGGGCCGAGAACTTCATCGCCGCCGCCAACCGGGGCGGGGCCGCCGCGCTCCTCACGTTGACGAACTTCCGGGGGTCCACCTTCAGCTCGGACCTGGCCTCGGCGTTCCTGAACAACGACGCGGCCGTCGCGCGGGCCATCGACGAGTTGGTGATCATCCTGCGCGTGCAGGGGTATGCCGGACTCAACGTCGACTTCGAGTACGTCTACCCCAGCGACCGGGAGCCCTACAACAACTTCCTGCGGAGGCTGCGGCCCCGGCTGCACGCCGAGGGGTTCAGCCTGTCGACCGCGGTGGCTCCCAAGATCTCGGCCGGTCAGCCCGGGCTGCTGTATGAGGCCCACGATTACCCGGTGCACGGCGAGGTCTGCGACTTCGTGGTCCTGATGACCTACGAGTGGGGCTACGTGACCGGTCCGCCCATGGCCATCGCCCCCCTGCGGCAGGTCCGCCAGGTGCTGGACTACGCCGTGACCGCCATCCCCCGGAGCAAGATCATGATGGGGATCCCCACCTACGGCCGGGACTGGCGGTTGCCCTACGAGCGGGGCGTCACGCGCGCCGAGACCTTCTCCCCGGTCACCGCCGTCAACCGGGCAATCGACGTCGGCGCCGCAATCCAGTTCGACCAGGACGCCCAGTCGCCCTACTACCGCTACTGGGATGCACAGGGCCGGGAGCACATCGTCTGGTTTGAGGACGCCCGCAGCCTGCAGGCGAAGTTCGACACCGTGAAGGAGTACGGGCTGCGCGGGGTTTCATACTGGGTCCTGGGAAACCCGTTCCCGCAAAACCTGCCGCTCCTGCAGGACAACTTCCGCGTCCGCCGCCTGCTCTGA
- a CDS encoding FAD-binding oxidoreductase → MISTQTLAGELKALLGEDRVLTEPEQLTQRAVDTWPLRLVQQVAGAQPVLPRLVLRPRSTAEVARALAYLSERGVPVVPYGGGSGVTGGAVPTAESVVLDLGAMNQILSLDADNMTVTVQPGVLLADLERWVNERGFITGHYPQSIDVAQVGGLVATFSAGQFSTKYGNIEDMLAGLEAVLPSGEVVRVHCVPRRAVGPDLRHLWIGSEGTLGVITEVTLKLFPKPAERWMQAYAVPSMRQGLAIIQRFMQAGWKPAVVRLIDFIEAARLLQDTMPGEEALLILLSEGPSGCPAVEGAALDAIVRDGGGRPMGERPVELWLERRNDVHEFDQYINMGIIVDTIEVAAPWTRIADIYEQVTTRVRAEVPELVIIMGHSSHSYIQGTNLYFIFGAQPPRDPAEVERVYWSVWERVMAITRECGGTICHHHGIGKLRARWVPEELGSAWPLLRRLKQALDPGGVMNPGTLLPPE, encoded by the coding sequence ATGATCAGCACGCAGACCCTCGCCGGCGAACTGAAGGCGCTGCTCGGGGAGGACCGCGTCCTCACCGAGCCCGAGCAACTCACCCAGCGCGCCGTGGACACGTGGCCGCTGCGGCTGGTCCAGCAGGTGGCGGGCGCGCAGCCGGTCCTGCCGCGCCTGGTCCTGCGCCCCCGGTCCACCGCCGAGGTCGCCCGGGCCCTGGCGTACCTCAGCGAGCGGGGCGTCCCCGTCGTGCCCTACGGCGGCGGCTCCGGCGTCACCGGCGGGGCGGTCCCCACCGCGGAGAGCGTCGTGCTCGATCTGGGTGCGATGAACCAGATCCTCTCCCTCGACGCCGACAACATGACGGTCACGGTGCAGCCGGGCGTCCTGCTGGCCGACCTGGAGCGCTGGGTGAATGAGCGGGGCTTCATCACCGGCCACTACCCCCAGTCCATCGACGTGGCCCAGGTGGGCGGGCTGGTGGCCACCTTCAGCGCCGGGCAGTTCTCCACCAAGTACGGCAACATCGAGGACATGCTGGCAGGGCTGGAGGCGGTGCTGCCGTCCGGCGAGGTGGTGCGCGTCCACTGCGTGCCGCGGCGCGCGGTCGGCCCCGACCTGCGCCACCTCTGGATCGGCTCCGAGGGCACGCTCGGCGTGATCACCGAGGTGACCCTCAAGCTCTTCCCGAAGCCCGCCGAGCGCTGGATGCAGGCCTACGCCGTGCCCTCCATGCGGCAGGGCCTGGCGATCATCCAGCGGTTCATGCAGGCCGGCTGGAAGCCGGCGGTGGTCCGCCTCATCGACTTCATCGAGGCCGCCCGGCTGCTGCAGGATACCATGCCAGGGGAGGAGGCGCTCCTGATTCTGCTCTCCGAGGGACCGTCGGGCTGCCCCGCCGTGGAGGGCGCCGCGCTGGACGCGATTGTGCGGGACGGCGGCGGCCGCCCCATGGGCGAGCGGCCGGTGGAGCTCTGGCTGGAGCGGCGCAACGACGTCCACGAGTTCGACCAGTACATCAACATGGGCATCATCGTCGACACCATCGAGGTGGCCGCCCCCTGGACCCGCATCGCCGACATCTACGAGCAGGTGACGACCCGGGTGAGGGCCGAGGTGCCAGAGCTCGTCATCATCATGGGCCACTCCTCCCACAGCTACATCCAGGGCACCAACCTCTACTTCATCTTCGGCGCCCAACCGCCGCGGGACCCCGCCGAGGTGGAGCGGGTCTACTGGTCGGTCTGGGAGCGGGTGATGGCGATCACGCGGGAGTGCGGCGGCACCATCTGCCACCACCACGGCATCGGCAAGCTCCGGGCCCGCTGGGTGCCGGAGGAGCTGGGCAGCGCCTGGCCGCTGCTCCGCCGGCTGAAGCAGGCCCTGGACCCGGGCGGCGTGATGAACCCGGGCACCCTCCTTCCGCCCGAGTGA
- a CDS encoding anaerobic glycerol-3-phosphate dehydrogenase subunit C, whose product MISEYDACLKCTICEMHCPMLRVAPEFPGPKNGGPGLARLRAAGEVAELDHLDLCLGCRTCDTVCPSGIHPADLIAVPRREKVGRRGLSLRDWVLTHTYLVGPVAVRMPWLTNGVLANRPVRWAMEKVLRIDRHKPMPRYANHSFREWFARHESPWKDRPAPNGKVAYFHGCSVQYMEPHIGRHVVEVLEHNGFEVILPEQTCCGLPIIANGDLRGAAGNGRFNLRHLRAPAEAGIPIVVSSTSCSLTLKHDYQHVLHLDGADVVARQVYDISEFLLACHEQGLLRTDFRPTQERLPYHQPCHQRAQGIGLPAVTLLNLIPGVKAWNLDASCCGSSGTYGFKEEKYEVSMKVGEPLREALLAAGAPRAVSDCETCRWQMEYQAGIQAVHPVSVLWEAYGLGGA is encoded by the coding sequence GTGATCAGCGAGTACGATGCCTGCCTGAAATGCACCATCTGCGAGATGCACTGCCCCATGCTGCGGGTCGCGCCCGAGTTCCCCGGGCCCAAGAACGGCGGCCCCGGCCTCGCCCGCCTGCGGGCCGCCGGCGAGGTCGCCGAGCTGGACCACCTGGACCTCTGCCTGGGCTGCCGCACCTGTGACACGGTCTGCCCGTCGGGCATCCACCCGGCCGACCTGATCGCCGTGCCAAGGCGGGAGAAGGTCGGGCGCCGCGGCCTTTCGCTCCGCGACTGGGTACTCACCCACACGTACCTGGTGGGCCCCGTGGCAGTCCGCATGCCATGGCTGACCAACGGCGTGCTGGCCAACCGCCCCGTCCGGTGGGCCATGGAGAAGGTCCTGCGCATCGACCGGCACAAGCCCATGCCCCGGTACGCCAACCACTCGTTCCGGGAATGGTTCGCCCGGCACGAGTCGCCCTGGAAGGACCGGCCCGCCCCCAACGGCAAGGTGGCCTACTTCCACGGCTGCTCCGTGCAGTACATGGAGCCGCACATCGGACGGCACGTCGTGGAGGTGCTGGAGCACAACGGCTTCGAGGTGATCCTGCCCGAGCAGACCTGCTGCGGGCTGCCGATCATCGCCAACGGCGACCTGAGGGGAGCCGCGGGCAACGGCCGCTTCAACCTCCGCCACCTGCGGGCGCCGGCCGAGGCGGGGATCCCCATCGTCGTCAGCTCCACATCGTGCTCCCTCACCCTGAAGCACGACTACCAGCACGTGCTCCACCTGGACGGCGCCGACGTAGTGGCCCGCCAGGTCTACGACATCTCCGAGTTCCTGCTGGCCTGCCACGAACAGGGCCTGCTGCGGACCGACTTCCGCCCGACGCAGGAGAGGCTGCCGTACCACCAGCCCTGCCACCAGCGGGCACAGGGCATCGGCCTTCCGGCCGTCACGCTGCTCAACCTCATCCCCGGCGTCAAGGCGTGGAACCTCGACGCCAGCTGCTGCGGCTCGTCGGGCACGTACGGGTTCAAGGAGGAGAAGTACGAGGTCTCCATGAAGGTGGGCGAGCCGCTGCGCGAAGCGCTGCTGGCCGCCGGCGCGCCCCGTGCCGTCTCCGACTGCGAGACCTGCCGCTGGCAGATGGAGTACCAGGCCGGGATCCAGGCCGTCCATCCGGTCAGCGTGCTCTGGGAGGCCTACGGTCTGGGCGGCGCCTAG
- a CDS encoding anaerobic glycerol-3-phosphate dehydrogenase subunit B, translating to MTEMTIGVPRFRGRVRRPEVLVIGGGLSGMTAALAARRTGAEVALVAEGAGVLELASGCIDRLAVPFEALPPAHPYRLLGMAVVEDEIAEFRAEMARVGWPLSPGEHEVITALGARRPTHLVGPGMAAPPPGEPVWVVGFRGLRDFDPAVVAAGMGGVPWSWVDLPGNPEEVHPVALARQLENEAYREEVIDAVLSARDAAGLSIGASGLATGASGVETVAPGLATGASGLAAGASGLAAGASGPAAGASGLTTGAAGLSIGASGLATGASGQGAAGSSHGRRWVLFPAVLGLAGAVKVQEDLAAATGMCVAEVLLPPPSVPGLRLAEALRRAVQQAGVDLALGARAVRAEVENGRVRAVVCEGPGGQVTYEAEAYVLATGGLLGGGIAAEGLEVREPLFGLRVATPGSSGQAPARRDSSGEDAPRQEQGSTRQAAAPRDPSCWADADFLPAGGHPFVRVGVPVDEELRPEGLANLFVCGRTLAGYDPYAEGCGGGVAVATGGAAGRLAGCLALSDGGERR from the coding sequence ATGACTGAGATGACGATCGGCGTCCCCCGCTTCAGGGGCCGGGTGCGCCGCCCCGAGGTCCTTGTAATCGGCGGCGGCCTGTCCGGCATGACTGCTGCACTGGCCGCCCGCCGGACCGGCGCCGAGGTCGCGCTGGTGGCCGAGGGCGCCGGCGTGCTGGAACTGGCCTCGGGCTGCATCGACCGCCTGGCCGTCCCCTTCGAGGCCCTGCCCCCTGCGCACCCGTACCGGCTGCTGGGGATGGCGGTCGTCGAGGACGAGATCGCGGAGTTCCGGGCTGAGATGGCCCGGGTGGGCTGGCCGCTCTCGCCCGGGGAGCACGAGGTGATCACCGCCCTGGGTGCCCGCCGGCCGACGCACCTGGTGGGCCCCGGAATGGCGGCTCCCCCGCCCGGCGAGCCCGTCTGGGTGGTGGGCTTCCGCGGTCTGCGCGACTTCGACCCCGCCGTGGTGGCGGCGGGGATGGGCGGCGTGCCGTGGAGTTGGGTCGACCTGCCCGGCAATCCGGAGGAGGTCCACCCCGTCGCCCTGGCCCGGCAGCTGGAGAACGAGGCTTACAGGGAAGAGGTCATCGACGCCGTTCTCTCGGCCCGCGACGCGGCCGGCCTGTCGATCGGGGCGTCCGGCCTGGCGACGGGAGCGTCCGGCGTGGAGACGGTCGCCCCCGGCCTGGCGACGGGAGCATCCGGCCTGGCGGCAGGGGCGTCCGGCCTGGCGGCAGGGGCGTCCGGTCCGGCGGCCGGGGCGTCCGGCCTGACGACGGGAGCGGCCGGCCTGTCGATCGGGGCGTCAGGCCTGGCGACGGGAGCGTCCGGCCAGGGGGCGGCGGGATCGTCCCACGGGCGCCGGTGGGTGCTCTTTCCCGCGGTGCTCGGGCTCGCCGGGGCCGTCAAGGTGCAGGAGGACTTGGCCGCGGCCACGGGGATGTGCGTGGCGGAGGTGCTGCTGCCGCCCCCGTCCGTGCCGGGCCTGCGGCTGGCTGAGGCCCTGCGCAGGGCCGTCCAGCAGGCGGGCGTCGACCTGGCGCTGGGCGCCCGGGCGGTGCGGGCGGAGGTGGAGAACGGGCGGGTCCGTGCCGTCGTCTGCGAGGGTCCCGGAGGCCAGGTGACCTACGAGGCGGAGGCCTACGTGCTCGCCACGGGCGGCCTGCTGGGCGGCGGGATCGCGGCGGAGGGCCTGGAGGTGCGGGAGCCGCTCTTCGGCCTGCGGGTCGCCACGCCGGGTTCTTCCGGACAGGCCCCGGCTCGACGGGACTCGTCCGGTGAGGACGCGCCCCGGCAGGAACAGGGTTCCACCCGGCAGGCTGCGGCGCCGCGCGACCCGTCTTGCTGGGCGGATGCCGACTTCCTGCCCGCCGGGGGACACCCCTTCGTGCGGGTGGGCGTGCCGGTGGACGAGGAGCTGCGGCCTGAGGGGCTTGCCAACCTGTTCGTCTGCGGTCGGACGCTCGCCGGGTACGACCCCTACGCCGAGGGCTGCGGGGGTGGCGTTGCCGTGGCCACCGGCGGCGCCGCGGGCCGCCTGGCCGGGTGCCTGGCGTTGTCGGATGGAGGTGAGCGCCGGTGA
- a CDS encoding ZIP family metal transporter produces MTGLLSANPIVLGLVASLAAGLATVVGAVPAVITRKVSPRIYDGMLGMAAGVMLAATVFSLLIPAMERAGGGLRGALVAGAGLFLGGLFLDLVDRYSPHQHFIKGPEGGAATSTLQRIWLFIIAITIHNFPEGLAVGVGFGSGDLGSGLSLAAGIGIQNVPEGMAVALALLAERYPVGQVFFITLLTGLVEPVGGLLGVAAVTLANPILPWALAFAGGAMLFVISDEIIPETHERGNERTATYMLLVGFIIMMLLDTTLG; encoded by the coding sequence ATGACTGGGTTGCTGAGTGCAAACCCGATCGTCCTCGGGTTGGTGGCCAGCCTGGCGGCGGGTCTGGCGACAGTTGTTGGAGCGGTTCCGGCCGTCATCACCCGCAAGGTATCGCCACGCATCTACGACGGCATGCTCGGAATGGCCGCGGGCGTCATGCTGGCGGCCACGGTCTTCAGCCTGCTCATCCCGGCAATGGAGAGGGCCGGCGGCGGCCTGCGCGGCGCGCTGGTGGCCGGAGCCGGCCTCTTCCTGGGAGGTCTGTTCCTCGACCTGGTGGACCGCTACTCGCCCCACCAGCACTTCATCAAAGGGCCGGAAGGCGGTGCGGCCACCTCGACCCTGCAGCGTATCTGGCTGTTCATCATCGCCATCACGATCCACAACTTCCCCGAAGGGCTGGCCGTGGGCGTCGGCTTCGGGAGCGGCGACCTGGGCAGCGGCCTGAGCCTGGCCGCCGGCATCGGCATCCAGAACGTCCCCGAGGGGATGGCGGTGGCGCTGGCGCTCCTGGCCGAGCGCTACCCGGTGGGGCAGGTCTTCTTCATCACGCTCCTCACCGGGTTGGTCGAGCCAGTGGGCGGGCTGCTGGGCGTGGCCGCCGTCACGCTGGCAAACCCCATCCTCCCGTGGGCGCTGGCCTTCGCCGGCGGGGCGATGCTCTTCGTCATCAGCGACGAGATCATCCCCGAGACGCACGAGCGCGGCAACGAGCGCACCGCCACGTACATGCTGCTGGTCGGCTTCATCATCATGATGCTGCTGGACACCACGCTGGGGTAA